In a genomic window of Scyliorhinus torazame isolate Kashiwa2021f chromosome 5, sScyTor2.1, whole genome shotgun sequence:
- the LOC140420636 gene encoding uncharacterized protein, translating into MEKRWKCGDCGKGFRFPSQLEAHRRIHTGERPFTCSQCEKGFTDSSNLRTHQQVHTGQRPLTSQCEKGFTISLSLRTHQLVHTGERPLTCSQCVKGFITLKSLQKHQRLHTGERPFTCSQCEKGFTTSSNLQIHQRVHTGEKPFTCSQCEKGFATSSNLRKHQRIHTGERPFTCSQCEKGFTTSSNLQIHQRVHTGERPFTCSQCGKGFAQLSNLRRHQRVHTGEKALTCS; encoded by the coding sequence atggagaaacggtggaaatgtggggactgtgggaagggattcagattcccatctcagctggaagctcatcgacgcattcacactggggagaggccgttcacttgctctcagtgtgagaagggattcactgattcatcgaacctgcggacgcatcagcaggttcacactgggcagaggccgctcacctctcagtgtgagaagggattcactatttCTTtgagcctgcggacacaccagctagttcacactggggagaggccgctcacttgctctcagtgtgtgaaaggattCATTACTTTAAAgagcctgcagaaacatcagcgacttcacactggggagaggccattcacctgctctcagtgtgagaagggattcactacttcatcgaacctgcagatacatcagcgagttcacactggggaaaagccgttcacatgctctcagtgtgagaagggattcgctacttcatcgaacctgcggaaacaccagcgaattcacacgggggagaggccgttcacctgctctcagtgtgagaagggattcactacttcatcgaacctgcagatacaccagcgcgttcacactggggagaggccgttcacctgctctcagtgtgggaagggattcgctcagttatccaacctgcggagacaccagcgagttcacactggggagaaggcgttaacctgctcttag